In one Brevibacillus composti genomic region, the following are encoded:
- a CDS encoding YycH family regulatory protein produces the protein MKRWIEPVKTLLLTVLVLSSFCLTALLWTNQPNLQFIEPAQYKESKPVREKQLEELVAPESVVFHYGDDRHTRATATDGQYRMIRDEMSKWIFLEFTPYILKIEKWEEIAREKPGIEIRFRNSIPLSVVGKLVTFRDEISDKGKGIDRLVLYYEEEEDLVYALFILSGEEQVLRSRTSISPKDLRQSYLPAGNTMPEQIMKVVQRAPVLPFLERARGAGSIYYLPKNPVRMQSFRFAYQTIDNNQLLDAYFLDRTLVRQIVERDKSIIYTDGSRSIQLRPDQQTITFTDPVIQSIAPELTDEEKVKGAVSFINKHLGWTDEFHFETIKKSYNEKDVVTFRQYMGAYPLYSKGGYPIDTIRVTVEAGQIVTMERSLIDLDRYIQSTGWLAMSGPELYQYIRDKGLANTDQIQNAYLSYETVTHEEYVELIPIWVVELINYPNLTIPAQLTQGGGAGHGLE, from the coding sequence ATGAAGCGGTGGATTGAACCAGTGAAGACCCTGTTGCTCACGGTACTGGTATTGTCCAGCTTTTGTCTGACGGCCCTGCTGTGGACGAACCAGCCCAATCTCCAATTTATCGAGCCGGCACAGTACAAGGAGTCCAAGCCGGTCAGGGAAAAGCAGCTGGAGGAGCTGGTCGCTCCGGAGTCTGTCGTCTTTCACTACGGAGATGACCGGCATACCCGGGCTACGGCAACCGATGGCCAGTACCGGATGATCCGGGATGAGATGTCCAAATGGATCTTTCTGGAGTTTACCCCCTACATCCTCAAGATTGAAAAGTGGGAGGAAATTGCCCGGGAAAAGCCGGGAATCGAGATTCGCTTTCGCAACAGCATCCCTCTCTCTGTCGTGGGGAAGCTGGTTACCTTTCGTGATGAGATCAGCGACAAGGGGAAGGGCATCGACCGTTTGGTGCTCTACTACGAAGAAGAGGAGGATCTCGTCTACGCGCTGTTCATCCTCTCCGGGGAAGAGCAGGTCCTGCGCAGCCGCACATCGATCAGTCCCAAGGATTTGCGGCAGTCCTATCTGCCGGCAGGCAACACGATGCCCGAGCAGATCATGAAGGTCGTCCAGCGGGCGCCGGTGCTTCCTTTTCTGGAGCGGGCGCGAGGGGCCGGGTCGATCTACTATCTGCCGAAAAACCCGGTGCGGATGCAATCTTTCCGCTTTGCCTACCAAACGATCGACAACAACCAGCTGCTTGACGCATACTTTCTCGACCGCACGCTGGTGAGGCAGATCGTCGAGCGGGACAAGTCGATTATCTATACGGACGGCAGCCGTTCGATTCAACTGCGGCCCGATCAGCAAACGATCACCTTTACCGATCCGGTTATCCAGTCGATTGCACCCGAGCTGACGGATGAGGAAAAGGTAAAGGGGGCTGTCTCCTTTATTAACAAACATTTGGGATGGACGGACGAGTTTCATTTCGAGACAATCAAAAAAAGCTACAACGAAAAGGATGTCGTCACTTTTCGCCAGTACATGGGCGCCTATCCGCTCTACAGCAAGGGAGGCTATCCGATCGATACGATCCGGGTGACGGTGGAAGCGGGACAAATCGTCACGATGGAGCGTTCCCTGATCGATTTGGACCGCTACATCCAAAGCACGGGGTGGCTGGCGATGTCGGGGCCGGAGTTGTACCAGTACATCCGGGACAAAGGGCTGGCCAATACCGATCAGATCCAGAATGCCTATTTGTCGTATGAGACGGTGACCCATGAAGAGTATGTCGAGCTGATTCCGATCTGGGTGGTCGAACTGATCAATTATCCAAATCTGACGATTCCTGCCCAGTTGACTCAGGGAGGGGGGGCGGGCCATGGACTGGAGTAA
- a CDS encoding MBL fold metallo-hydrolase encodes MRFSVLASGSTGNAIYVATDRISVLIDVGITGKQAESALREIGVDPKELSAILVTHEHVDHIKGIGVMARRYDLPIYANQKTWAALEGQIGTLREDQKLLFEVGEKKELEDLGIESFGISHDAVEPMGFCFYHGQKKLSVATDLGYVSDRIKETIRGADAYVFESNHDVELLRMSQYPWSIKRRILSDVGHLSNEAAGEAMIDILQGRAEKVYLAHLSRENNMIDLAHLTVKGILEESGLKVGDDIHLRETYPDRPTKLEIL; translated from the coding sequence GTGAGATTTAGTGTACTGGCAAGCGGGAGTACCGGCAATGCCATCTACGTGGCGACAGACCGTATCTCCGTATTGATTGACGTGGGAATTACTGGAAAACAGGCAGAGTCGGCTTTGCGGGAGATTGGCGTGGATCCCAAAGAGCTAAGCGCGATTCTCGTCACGCATGAACATGTCGATCACATCAAAGGGATTGGCGTGATGGCCCGCCGCTACGATTTGCCGATCTATGCCAATCAGAAGACGTGGGCTGCATTGGAAGGGCAGATCGGCACGCTGCGCGAGGATCAGAAGCTGCTGTTTGAGGTGGGAGAGAAAAAGGAGCTGGAGGACCTGGGGATCGAGTCGTTTGGCATCTCGCATGATGCTGTCGAACCGATGGGCTTCTGTTTTTACCACGGCCAGAAAAAGCTGAGCGTGGCGACAGACCTCGGGTATGTAAGCGACCGGATCAAAGAGACGATTCGCGGCGCAGATGCCTATGTGTTTGAATCCAACCATGATGTCGAGCTGCTCCGCATGTCCCAGTATCCCTGGAGCATCAAGCGGCGGATTCTCAGCGATGTCGGCCATTTGTCCAATGAAGCGGCCGGGGAAGCGATGATCGATATCTTGCAGGGCCGCGCCGAAAAAGTATACCTGGCGCATCTGAGCCGAGAGAATAATATGATCGACCTGGCCCATCTGACTGTAAAGGGTATCCTCGAAGAGAGCGGGCTCAAGGTGGGAGATGACATTCACCTGCGGGAGACATACCCGGATCGCCCGACGAAGCTGGAAATCTTGTAG
- the walK gene encoding cell wall metabolism sensor histidine kinase WalK has translation MRSIPLFRVFRLFKTVQWKMVVIYMLLILMAMQFIGAYFAREVESYYLNNFSETLNAQASLLATLSQGYLRPNEGKEQSPEEVRQGIDNLITHLVKLNGANVRVIDSNGTVISTTEDKRTIGQRNSQPEVTIALLGTRSESTRIDPRTGDRVKILVLPVKGDNIVYGAVYMAASMEGTYTTIRKMNGILASGTMIALILTAALGVVLARTITTPVKEMTRQARAVSDGDFNRNVRVYSDDEIGQLGMAFNHMTLRLKEAIMQQEEEREKLAGILRNMSDGVVASNRDGQIMLMNRAAEEMLQVTMGECADKELTLYDLLRLPPEEEMPLHAQVEPLIIEMMLPHREVLILRVTFTPLQHDSGKRGGIITVLQDVTEQQRLDQQRKEFVANVSHELRTPLTTVKSYVEALLDGAAQDPELSNRFLKVTMSETERMIRLVNDLLQLSRFDSQGIHLRYVETDANQLLRYAADRFSMFGEQQGVQLRLEVAENLPPIYVDRDAINQVLDNLLSNAVKYTPEGGSVVLMAQANRHLKRLYISITDTGIGIPKRDLKRIFERFYRVDKARSRGQGGTGLGLAIARELVEAHGAEIDIESEVNQGTTVTFWVPFYRGGTAG, from the coding sequence ATGAGGTCAATCCCTCTGTTTCGCGTGTTTCGCCTGTTCAAAACGGTTCAGTGGAAAATGGTTGTGATCTACATGCTGCTGATCCTGATGGCGATGCAGTTTATTGGCGCGTACTTCGCCCGGGAAGTAGAGAGCTACTATCTGAACAATTTTTCCGAAACGCTGAACGCGCAGGCGAGCCTGTTGGCCACACTGTCGCAGGGGTACTTGCGGCCAAACGAAGGCAAGGAGCAAAGCCCCGAAGAAGTACGCCAAGGCATCGACAACCTGATCACCCACTTGGTCAAGCTGAATGGCGCCAATGTGAGGGTCATCGATTCAAATGGAACGGTCATTAGCACGACCGAAGACAAGCGGACGATCGGCCAGCGCAATTCCCAGCCAGAGGTGACGATTGCCCTCCTGGGGACGCGCAGCGAATCGACCCGAATCGATCCCCGCACCGGAGACCGGGTCAAAATCCTCGTACTGCCCGTCAAAGGCGACAATATCGTCTACGGTGCCGTCTATATGGCCGCCTCGATGGAGGGGACCTATACGACGATTCGCAAGATGAACGGAATTCTGGCCTCGGGGACGATGATCGCGCTGATATTGACAGCCGCGCTGGGCGTGGTCCTGGCTCGGACGATCACGACGCCGGTCAAGGAGATGACACGCCAGGCTCGCGCCGTTTCTGACGGAGATTTCAATAGAAATGTAAGAGTATATAGTGATGATGAAATCGGCCAGCTCGGGATGGCCTTTAACCATATGACGCTCCGGCTGAAGGAAGCGATCATGCAGCAGGAAGAAGAGCGGGAAAAACTGGCGGGGATCCTGCGGAACATGTCTGACGGCGTGGTCGCCTCCAATCGGGACGGACAGATCATGCTGATGAACCGCGCCGCCGAAGAGATGCTCCAGGTTACCATGGGTGAATGCGCGGACAAGGAACTGACGCTGTACGATCTTCTCCGCTTGCCGCCGGAGGAGGAAATGCCGCTCCACGCTCAGGTGGAGCCGCTGATTATCGAGATGATGCTGCCGCATCGCGAAGTGCTGATCTTGCGTGTGACCTTCACCCCGCTCCAGCACGACAGCGGAAAGCGGGGCGGCATCATCACGGTGCTGCAGGACGTGACGGAGCAGCAGCGGCTGGACCAGCAGCGCAAGGAGTTCGTGGCTAATGTTTCGCACGAGCTGCGGACACCGCTGACAACTGTTAAAAGCTATGTGGAGGCATTGCTGGATGGCGCTGCCCAGGACCCGGAGCTCTCCAACCGCTTTTTAAAGGTGACCATGTCGGAGACGGAGCGGATGATTCGTCTGGTCAATGACCTGCTCCAGCTCTCGCGTTTCGATTCGCAAGGCATCCATCTCAGGTACGTGGAGACGGATGCCAATCAGCTGCTGCGCTATGCGGCGGATCGCTTCTCCATGTTTGGCGAACAGCAGGGGGTCCAGCTCCGCCTGGAAGTGGCGGAAAATCTCCCACCGATCTATGTCGACCGGGATGCGATCAACCAGGTCCTGGATAATTTACTGTCCAATGCGGTCAAGTATACCCCAGAGGGAGGCTCGGTCGTGTTGATGGCGCAGGCCAATCGTCATCTGAAACGTCTGTATATCTCGATCACGGATACGGGAATCGGCATTCCCAAGCGCGATTTGAAGCGGATTTTCGAGCGGTTCTATCGGGTGGACAAAGCGCGTTCGCGCGGCCAGGGAGGAACCGGACTGGGTCTTGCGATTGCCCGCGAGCTGGTTGAGGCCCATGGAGCCGAGATCGATATTGAGAGCGAAGTGAATCAGGGGACCACCGTTACGTTTTGGGTGCCGTTCTACAGAGGAGGGACAGCGGGATGA
- a CDS encoding LysM peptidoglycan-binding domain-containing M23 family metallopeptidase translates to MQKADWMAKLQNQTKQFVERSSRAAKYAVERASTFVRTNKKQTLTIAAGLLLTAAIGASANYYYKSNIITVYHVAVNGQEIGVVSDPQVIHSWTQAKLEEEKAKHGLNLTMSDYITFTEETEYKAKFDNEAALKALSEVADIKVEAVKLVVDGKVVGYAENKEAAEKALNIVKEKFSGIPQDQGKKLTVSAASIGQPKAAPAVEVAIKEEVKLENDSVTAAQVLPVDKLEELLSKGTFKEVIHTVVEGDCVGCIAKKYGITSKDIYANNPGITENTVLQLGQQINVTALRPLVTVQVKEEVTQKESIPYTTQFQNNDKLPKGETKVVQEGKEGSKTVRYLVIKENGQVVERKVLDQQVDSQPLVKIVERGTKVIPSRGTGRLAWPARGSISSGFGMRWGRLHKGIDIAGSGAVRAADNGRVISAGWDGNYGKSVLIDHGNGMQTRYGHLRSISVKVGDVVAQGKTIGVMGSTGQSTGVHLHFEVLQNGRAQNPIRFLK, encoded by the coding sequence ATGCAAAAGGCCGATTGGATGGCCAAGCTGCAAAATCAGACAAAGCAGTTTGTCGAGAGAAGCAGCCGAGCTGCGAAATACGCGGTCGAGCGAGCAAGCACGTTTGTCCGTACTAACAAAAAGCAAACCCTTACGATTGCGGCAGGATTGCTGCTGACGGCAGCGATCGGGGCATCGGCCAACTATTACTACAAGAGCAACATCATTACCGTTTATCACGTCGCGGTGAATGGGCAAGAGATCGGAGTCGTGAGCGATCCGCAGGTGATCCATTCCTGGACACAGGCAAAGTTGGAAGAGGAAAAGGCAAAGCACGGCCTCAACCTGACCATGTCTGACTACATAACGTTTACGGAAGAAACCGAATACAAGGCAAAATTTGATAACGAGGCAGCTCTCAAAGCACTGTCGGAAGTAGCCGACATCAAAGTCGAGGCTGTCAAATTGGTCGTGGATGGAAAAGTGGTCGGCTATGCCGAAAACAAAGAGGCGGCCGAGAAGGCTTTGAACATCGTGAAGGAGAAATTCTCCGGCATCCCGCAAGATCAAGGGAAAAAGCTGACGGTCTCCGCGGCGTCAATCGGACAGCCGAAAGCAGCGCCTGCGGTGGAAGTGGCGATCAAGGAAGAGGTAAAGCTGGAGAATGATTCGGTGACAGCCGCACAGGTCTTGCCAGTGGACAAGCTGGAGGAGCTGTTGTCCAAAGGGACTTTCAAGGAAGTCATCCATACCGTCGTCGAGGGTGACTGCGTCGGCTGCATCGCCAAGAAATACGGTATCACTTCAAAAGACATTTATGCCAACAACCCTGGCATTACCGAAAATACGGTGCTTCAACTGGGGCAGCAAATCAATGTGACGGCATTGCGTCCGCTGGTAACCGTCCAGGTGAAGGAAGAGGTTACGCAAAAAGAATCGATTCCGTACACCACGCAATTCCAAAACAACGACAAGCTGCCAAAAGGGGAAACCAAGGTCGTCCAAGAAGGGAAAGAAGGCAGCAAAACGGTCCGCTATCTGGTCATTAAAGAAAATGGACAAGTGGTCGAGCGAAAAGTACTGGATCAGCAGGTAGACAGCCAGCCTCTGGTCAAAATCGTCGAACGAGGCACGAAAGTGATTCCATCGCGTGGGACAGGCCGTCTGGCTTGGCCGGCAAGAGGAAGCATCAGCAGCGGCTTCGGCATGAGGTGGGGACGTCTCCACAAGGGGATCGATATTGCCGGATCTGGCGCCGTACGGGCGGCAGACAACGGACGGGTCATCTCCGCCGGATGGGACGGCAACTACGGCAAATCCGTCTTGATCGACCATGGCAATGGCATGCAGACGCGTTATGGCCATCTCCGCTCCATCAGCGTCAAAGTGGGCGATGTGGTCGCGCAAGGCAAAACCATCGGCGTCATGGGGTCTACCGGACAATCGACGGGTGTTCACCTGCATTTTGAGGTCTTACAGAATGGACGAGCCCAGAACCCGATTCGTTTCCTTAAATAA
- a CDS encoding methyl-accepting chemotaxis protein codes for MSKTVSVAFSGGEMMSKSIAGMKDITAKVDELLSNSQKIDRIISSIQDIASQTNLLALNASIEAARAGERTAEGLRWR; via the coding sequence GTGAGCAAGACCGTCTCTGTCGCCTTCAGCGGCGGCGAAATGATGTCCAAGTCCATCGCGGGCATGAAAGACATCACGGCCAAAGTGGACGAGCTGCTGTCCAACTCCCAGAAAATCGATCGGATCATCAGCTCCATTCAAGATATTGCGAGCCAGACCAATTTGCTCGCCCTCAATGCCTCGATCGAAGCAGCCCGGGCTGGCGAGCGCACGGCAGAGGGTTTGCGGTGGCGCTAG
- a CDS encoding two-component system regulatory protein YycI, with protein sequence MDWSKTKTILIWAFLMLDVFLGYQVYATRGGYLQSPQASQAEKWEMRDYLSQHNITLDAEVPTETPDMTLLNAEYTGFGPIELQEMTGIQATVEKMALAARLDPPIPIHGQITPSELLRQIGPRMMYAEQYTADLYQSNQGRLLYWQMYDKKPLFVAPLEVYLADGTILGYRQTFLNIRSQGTSRPIISGYTAIRSLVEKQVIQPGERIESVTLGYYGSYDAESQVLAPVWRIIHDGKQHFVNGITGAQERPLIGFYFPGK encoded by the coding sequence ATGGACTGGAGTAAGACCAAAACCATTTTAATCTGGGCCTTTCTCATGCTGGACGTATTCCTGGGGTATCAGGTATACGCGACGCGCGGGGGATACTTGCAGAGTCCGCAGGCATCCCAGGCGGAAAAATGGGAGATGAGGGACTACCTGAGCCAGCACAACATTACGCTGGACGCGGAAGTGCCTACAGAAACGCCGGATATGACCCTATTGAACGCGGAGTATACGGGGTTTGGACCCATCGAGCTTCAGGAGATGACGGGCATCCAGGCGACCGTCGAGAAAATGGCGCTGGCCGCCAGACTGGACCCACCCATCCCGATTCACGGTCAAATCACTCCAAGTGAGCTGCTCAGGCAGATCGGGCCGCGTATGATGTATGCGGAGCAGTATACCGCCGACCTGTATCAGTCCAACCAGGGACGGCTGCTGTACTGGCAGATGTACGACAAAAAGCCGCTGTTCGTAGCACCGTTGGAGGTCTACCTGGCAGACGGCACCATCCTGGGATACCGGCAAACCTTCCTGAACATTCGCAGCCAGGGGACAAGCAGACCGATCATCTCCGGCTACACGGCGATCCGCTCTTTGGTAGAAAAGCAGGTCATCCAGCCGGGAGAGCGAATCGAGAGTGTGACGCTGGGCTACTACGGCTCGTACGATGCGGAAAGTCAGGTTTTGGCGCCGGTATGGCGGATCATTCACGATGGAAAGCAACACTTTGTGAACGGGATAACCGGGGCGCAGGAACGCCCCCTCATCGGTTTTTATTTCCCGGGGAAATGA
- the yycF gene encoding response regulator YycF, with protein MAKLLVVDDEKPIADILKFTFEKEGYQVVCAYDGEEALLLVQEEKPDLILLDVMLPGRDGMDVCRSVRQTCDVPIIMLTAKDSEVDKVLGLELGADDYVTKPFSARELVARVKAQLRRQQPKSEEQENHVLRIHELEIDTQSYTIEKAGEQLDLTHREFELLVYLARHQGQVLTREHLLQSVWGFDYFGDVRTVDVTIRRLREKIEDDPSQPRYIITRRGLGYTMRNPGGNLG; from the coding sequence ATGGCAAAACTCCTGGTAGTAGACGACGAAAAACCGATTGCCGATATTTTGAAATTTACCTTTGAAAAAGAAGGGTACCAGGTCGTCTGTGCCTACGACGGGGAAGAGGCTCTTCTGCTCGTTCAGGAGGAAAAGCCGGATTTGATCCTGCTGGATGTGATGCTCCCCGGACGGGACGGCATGGACGTCTGCCGTTCCGTACGACAGACCTGCGATGTGCCGATCATCATGCTCACCGCAAAAGACTCGGAAGTGGACAAGGTGCTGGGGCTAGAGCTCGGGGCGGACGATTACGTCACCAAACCTTTCAGTGCCAGGGAACTGGTAGCCCGCGTCAAAGCGCAGCTGCGCCGCCAACAGCCGAAGAGCGAGGAACAAGAAAATCACGTGCTGCGGATCCATGAACTGGAGATCGACACCCAGTCGTATACGATTGAAAAGGCGGGGGAGCAGCTCGATCTGACTCACCGGGAATTTGAACTTTTGGTCTATCTGGCTCGTCACCAGGGGCAGGTGCTGACGCGTGAGCATCTGCTGCAATCTGTCTGGGGCTTTGACTACTTCGGAGATGTACGTACGGTGGACGTGACGATTCGGCGCCTGCGTGAAAAAATCGAAGACGATCCGAGTCAACCCCGGTACATTATCACGAGACGGGGACTCGGCTACACCATGCGCAACCCGGGAGGCAATCTGGGATGA
- a CDS encoding S1C family serine protease — protein MGFYDDMAHVERKKRQPGMGRLVMTSITSAVIGGMVVLLMLPTLSKSGYISMVEPGKVNAMSNPAANLFAQPVSVEVSSATVDAVEKAENAVVGVINIRRVVNWFNEEQEQRGEGSGVIFEKKNGKAKIITNHHVIAGGSRIQVALPDGETVEAKVLGADPFTDLAVLEIDGAKVTKVAELGDSSTLRVGEPAIAIGNPLGLEFSRTVTQGIISSLNRSMPIDIDENGQDDWELDVLQTDAAINPGNSGGALVNIRGQVIGINTMKISKTGVEGLGFAIPINDVKKIVTDLVQYGELKRAQLGITPYDLTRVPRYHWKETLNLPNDVKAGVVISSPVGKFSAAGKAGLQQYDVIVKLDGKDINNSAQLRKYLTLNKKPGDKMEITYYRDGFLKTTTATLDNPSQQ, from the coding sequence ATGGGTTTTTACGATGACATGGCACATGTAGAACGGAAGAAGCGTCAGCCGGGAATGGGTCGTTTGGTGATGACGTCCATTACTTCGGCGGTAATTGGGGGAATGGTCGTTCTCTTGATGCTGCCTACTCTCTCCAAATCGGGATATATATCTATGGTAGAACCGGGCAAGGTGAATGCGATGAGCAATCCGGCTGCCAATCTCTTTGCGCAGCCGGTTTCGGTAGAGGTGAGCAGCGCGACGGTGGACGCTGTGGAAAAAGCGGAGAATGCGGTTGTGGGCGTGATCAACATCCGCAGGGTCGTCAACTGGTTCAATGAGGAACAGGAGCAGAGAGGCGAAGGTTCCGGCGTCATTTTTGAAAAGAAAAACGGAAAAGCAAAGATTATTACCAATCATCACGTTATTGCCGGGGGCAGCCGAATCCAGGTGGCGCTGCCGGACGGGGAGACGGTCGAAGCCAAAGTGCTCGGCGCCGACCCTTTTACCGATCTGGCCGTGCTTGAAATTGACGGAGCCAAAGTAACCAAGGTGGCGGAACTGGGCGATTCCAGCACGCTGAGAGTCGGGGAGCCGGCGATTGCGATCGGGAACCCGCTGGGCTTGGAGTTTTCTCGTACGGTTACCCAAGGCATCATCAGCTCCTTGAACCGCTCGATGCCGATCGATATTGATGAAAACGGGCAGGACGACTGGGAGCTGGACGTGCTGCAAACGGATGCCGCGATCAACCCGGGCAACAGCGGAGGCGCCCTGGTCAACATCCGGGGGCAAGTTATCGGGATCAACACGATGAAAATCTCGAAAACCGGCGTCGAAGGACTCGGGTTTGCCATCCCGATCAACGATGTGAAAAAGATCGTCACGGATCTGGTCCAGTACGGCGAACTGAAGCGTGCCCAATTGGGAATCACGCCGTATGATCTGACCCGCGTGCCGCGCTATCACTGGAAAGAAACTTTGAACCTTCCGAATGATGTAAAAGCGGGCGTGGTCATCAGCAGCCCTGTCGGCAAATTCTCCGCAGCAGGCAAAGCCGGGCTGCAGCAGTACGATGTGATCGTCAAGCTGGACGGCAAGGATATCAACAACAGCGCGCAGCTGCGCAAGTATCTGACGCTGAACAAAAAGCCGGGAGACAAGATGGAAATCACCTATTACCGCGATGGTTTTCTGAAAACAACCACCGCGACCTTGGATAATCCCAGCCAGCAGTAA
- a CDS encoding adenylosuccinate synthase, which produces MSTVVVVGTQWGDEGKGKITDYLAESAEVVARYQGGNNAGHTIIFGGNKYKLHLIPSGIFYTDKICVIGNGMVIDPKALVTELDYIHGFGFSTKNLKISDRAHVILPYHIKLDSVEEESRGPNKIGTTRKGIGPAYMDKAARIGIRIADLLDKEEFARKLERNLAEKNMLLEKMYNTSGFDLNEVLEEYLGYAEIIRPYVADTSVVLNDAIDQGNRVLFEGAQGVLLDIDQGTYPYVTSSNPIAGGVTIGSGVGPTKINQVIGVAKSYTTRVGDGPFLTELTDATGDHIREVGFEYGTTTGRPRRVGWFDSVVVRHARRVSGITGLAITKLDTLTGIEKLRICTAYKYNGEIIESFPANLNQLAKCEPVYEELPGWTEDITGVRSLHELPENARHYIERITQLTGIPLSIFSVGPDREQTVVVRGIYG; this is translated from the coding sequence ATGTCAACTGTCGTTGTCGTCGGAACCCAATGGGGCGATGAAGGAAAAGGGAAAATTACCGATTATCTAGCGGAGAGCGCAGAGGTCGTAGCTAGATACCAAGGTGGTAACAATGCGGGCCATACCATTATTTTTGGCGGCAACAAATACAAACTGCACTTGATTCCCTCCGGAATTTTCTATACAGATAAGATTTGTGTGATCGGAAACGGCATGGTGATCGATCCAAAGGCGCTGGTAACGGAGCTGGATTACATCCATGGCTTTGGTTTCTCGACCAAAAACCTGAAAATCAGCGATCGCGCGCATGTGATCCTGCCTTACCACATCAAGCTGGACAGCGTGGAAGAAGAGAGCCGCGGCCCAAACAAGATCGGGACGACCCGCAAAGGGATCGGCCCGGCGTATATGGACAAAGCTGCTCGTATCGGGATCCGCATCGCCGATCTGCTGGACAAAGAAGAGTTCGCGCGCAAATTGGAGCGCAATCTCGCCGAGAAAAACATGCTTCTGGAGAAAATGTACAACACGAGCGGTTTCGATCTGAACGAAGTGCTGGAAGAGTACCTCGGCTATGCCGAGATCATCCGCCCTTACGTGGCCGATACGTCCGTGGTGCTGAACGACGCCATCGACCAGGGAAACCGCGTCCTGTTTGAAGGGGCACAAGGCGTCCTCTTGGACATCGACCAAGGCACGTATCCGTACGTAACTTCCTCCAACCCGATCGCCGGCGGCGTGACGATTGGTTCCGGCGTAGGTCCGACCAAGATCAACCAAGTAATCGGTGTGGCGAAATCCTACACGACTCGTGTCGGCGACGGACCTTTCCTGACTGAATTGACCGATGCGACAGGCGACCACATCCGCGAGGTCGGCTTCGAGTACGGCACGACCACAGGCCGTCCGCGCCGCGTGGGCTGGTTTGACAGTGTCGTGGTTCGCCATGCGCGCCGTGTGAGCGGCATTACCGGACTGGCGATCACCAAGCTGGACACGCTGACAGGCATCGAAAAGCTGCGCATTTGCACAGCGTACAAGTACAACGGGGAAATCATCGAGTCTTTCCCGGCAAACCTGAACCAGCTGGCAAAGTGCGAGCCGGTGTATGAGGAGCTCCCCGGCTGGACGGAAGACATCACCGGCGTACGCAGCTTGCACGAGCTGCCGGAGAATGCCCGTCACTACATCGAGCGCATCACGCAGCTGACCGGTATCCCGCTCTCCATCTTCTCGGTAGGGCCAGACCGCGAGCAAACGGTTGTGGTGCGTGGGATTTACGGATAA